Proteins from a single region of Corylus avellana chromosome ca11, CavTom2PMs-1.0:
- the LOC132165692 gene encoding S-adenosylmethionine carrier 1, chloroplastic/mitochondrial isoform X2, which translates to MQNSLLGRRKPFASVNMGEEKPFDFFRTFFEGVIAGGTAGVVVETVLYPIDTIKTRLQAAHGGGQIVLKGLYSGLAGNLVGVLPASAVFVGVYEPAKQKLLKMFPENLSAAAHFTAGAIGGIAASLIRVPTEVVKQRMQTGQFTSAPDAVRLIVSNEGFKGFYAGYGSFLLRDLPFDAIQFCIYEQLRIGYKAAARRDLNDPENAIIGAFAGALTGAITTPLDVIKTRLMVQGSANQYKGILDCVQTIVREEGPPALLKGIGPRVLWIGIGGSIFFGVLESTKRSLAQRRPTLPQQPNTKDD; encoded by the exons AGGGTGTTATAGCTGGAGGTACAGCTGGTGTTGTTGTTGAGACAGTTTTATATCCCATTGATACTATAAAGACACGGCTTCAG GCTGCGCATGGTGGTGGACAAATAGTTTTGAAGGGCCTTTATTCTGGATTGGCTGGAAATCTTGTTGGTGTCTTGCC GGCTTCTGCTGTATTTGTTGGTGTGTATGAACCTGCAAAGCAGAAATTGTTAAAGATGTTTCCTGAAAATCTTAGTGCTGCAGCTCATTTT ACTGCAGGGGCCATAGGAGGCATTGCTGCTTCTCTCATTCGTGTTCCAACAGAG GTTGTTAAGCAAAGGATGCAGACGGGGCAGTTTACTTCAGCTCCTGATGCTGTCCGCCTTATTGTTTCTAACGAGGGCTTTAAAGGATTTTATGCG GGATATGGATCTTTCTTATTACGGGATTTGCCATTTGATGCAATTCAATTTTGCATCTATGAACAGCTTCGGATAGGTTATAAGGCGGCG GCACGGAGAGATCTAAACGATCCTGAAAATGCCATCATTGGTGCTTTTGCTG GTGCACTAACTGGGGCTATAACTACTCCCCTTGATGTGATTAAGACAAGGTTGATGGTTCAG GGATCTGCAAATCAGTACAAAGGAATCCTTGATTGTGTTCAAACTATCGTTAGGGAAGAGGGACCTCCTGCTCTATTGAAG GGCATTGGGCCCAGAGTACTGTGGATAGGGATAGGCGGTTCAATCTTTTTTGGTGTCCTTGAGAGCACGAAGCGGTCCCTTGCTCAGAGGCGTCCTACACTTCCTCAACAGCCGAATACAAAagatgattaa